A stretch of Ligilactobacillus faecis DNA encodes these proteins:
- a CDS encoding cation:proton antiporter yields the protein MLVSAFVLLLVSVFSLVISRLFPRISVNYVSTFVGIICGLIPFIDQKVETFHSEVFMLTIIAPLLFFEGFATPFGNLRNKLRQIMGITVVMVLLSTIVAGVALHLAIGVSLPLAFVMAAISTPTDATATSSVSMGLKMPKKASEYLRLESLFNDASGLILLQATALWLVNGQFNYQKTFVDFLSSALGGIAVGIACCTVVMLFRQRLLRTLVDSLTVQIMLYILTPYIIYLVAEELHVSGILAVVVAGIMHNSEARVSLFVDARLSFITRNTTDIMNNLLNSSVFVILGILAVRVFREYFSLQNIAIWGISGILLYVIALLVRYFYARYKMRETKQNALVFALGGVHGAVTLALVFSLLELGVSDKDFSLILMAEFILIILSMLVPTVVFRFILPKKRSDAEILQCLSQIRTEMVEAALAEVEQMHLPKPAKKVISTYLRDQAKATSMSEFNRRFARVLRLPEIQNDFYHNFRYRVFTRCFAVEREYLQQAVEKGRIEDTHAAKLYQEVLLAEAMLVDNREDE from the coding sequence ATGTTAGTATCAGCATTTGTGTTATTACTAGTATCGGTCTTTAGTTTAGTGATCTCGCGGCTCTTTCCGCGGATCTCAGTCAATTACGTGAGTACTTTTGTCGGGATCATCTGTGGGCTTATTCCGTTTATCGATCAAAAGGTCGAAACCTTTCACTCTGAAGTTTTTATGTTAACGATCATTGCGCCATTGCTATTTTTTGAAGGCTTTGCGACGCCGTTTGGAAATCTAAGGAATAAGTTGCGACAGATCATGGGGATCACCGTCGTGATGGTCTTATTGAGTACGATCGTAGCTGGAGTCGCGCTTCATTTAGCGATCGGCGTCAGTTTGCCGTTAGCCTTTGTGATGGCTGCGATCAGTACTCCGACTGATGCGACGGCAACTTCTTCGGTCTCAATGGGGTTGAAAATGCCTAAAAAGGCCAGCGAATATTTGCGCTTAGAATCACTTTTTAACGATGCTTCAGGCCTGATCTTATTACAAGCAACTGCTTTATGGCTCGTTAATGGACAGTTTAATTATCAAAAGACATTCGTTGATTTTTTGAGCTCTGCTTTAGGTGGGATCGCAGTCGGGATCGCTTGCTGTACGGTCGTGATGCTCTTTCGGCAACGCCTTTTACGCACGCTAGTCGATAGTTTGACTGTTCAGATCATGTTGTATATCTTAACACCGTATATCATTTATCTTGTGGCTGAAGAATTACATGTTTCAGGGATCTTAGCTGTCGTTGTAGCCGGGATCATGCACAATAGTGAAGCCCGTGTCTCACTTTTTGTCGATGCACGTTTGTCTTTTATCACGCGCAATACGACCGATATTATGAATAATCTTTTGAATAGTAGTGTTTTTGTGATCTTAGGGATCTTAGCTGTGCGGGTCTTTCGCGAGTATTTTAGTTTACAAAATATTGCGATCTGGGGGATCAGTGGGATCTTACTATATGTGATAGCTTTACTCGTGCGTTACTTTTACGCGCGCTATAAAATGCGAGAGACAAAGCAAAATGCGCTTGTTTTTGCCTTAGGTGGTGTGCATGGGGCAGTCACTTTAGCCCTTGTTTTTTCTTTACTGGAATTAGGTGTTTCTGACAAAGATTTTAGTTTGATCTTGATGGCCGAATTTATCTTGATCATCTTGAGTATGTTAGTGCCAACGGTCGTTTTTCGGTTTATCTTACCTAAGAAAAGAAGTGATGCTGAGATCTTGCAGTGTTTAAGCCAGATCAGAACTGAGATGGTCGAAGCAGCGCTTGCTGAAGTTGAACAGATGCACTTACCTAAGCCGGCTAAAAAAGTTATCAGTACGTATTTGCGTGACCAAGCTAAAGCAACTTCGATGAGCGAGTTCAACCGCCGTTTTGCCCGTGTTTTACGACTTCCTGAGATCCAAAATGATTTTTATCATAACTTCCGCTATCGCGTTTTTACCCGCTGTTTTGCGGTTGAAAGGGAATATTTGCAACAGGCAGTCGAAAAAGGACGGATCGAAGATACACATGCGGCTAAACTCTATCAAGAAGTTTTATTAGCAGAAGCGATGTTAGTTGATAATCGTGAAGATGAATAA
- a CDS encoding flavodoxin, translating into MEKAIVVYFSCTDTTAKKAEVLAQILKTKAWRLQAKLPYTQADLTWQNATSRANQEQEDETSRPEFVPLELPEFETLFLGYPTWWGLPPRLIETFLESLDLTGKRVVLFTTSGSSTPEKGLAELKQLFSQEKFGPAKRVNNATATELAAWIKTLK; encoded by the coding sequence ATGGAAAAAGCAATAGTCGTTTATTTTTCGTGTACCGATACGACCGCTAAAAAAGCAGAAGTTTTAGCTCAGATCCTCAAGACAAAGGCTTGGCGCTTACAGGCAAAGCTCCCTTATACTCAAGCTGATCTAACTTGGCAAAATGCAACAAGTCGTGCAAATCAAGAACAAGAGGATGAAACAAGTCGTCCTGAATTTGTCCCGTTAGAACTACCTGAATTTGAAACGTTATTTTTAGGTTATCCGACATGGTGGGGGCTTCCACCGCGCTTGATCGAGACGTTTTTAGAGAGCTTGGACCTAACTGGAAAACGCGTCGTATTATTTACGACTTCAGGTTCTTCGACACCAGAAAAGGGACTAGCAGAATTAAAACAGCTCTTTTCTCAAGAAAAATTTGGACCAGCTAAGCGTGTTAATAATGCGACAGCAACAGAATTGGCAGCTTGGATCAAAACATTGAAGTAA